The genomic window GTCGTGTCGATATCGGCGAAATGCTGCGCTACGCGCGGCATGCCCGCCTGAGCCTCGGCCAGCGTCAGCTTGCCGTCGTGGTTGGTATCAGCGGCAGCAAATCGCTGCTCCAGCATGCGCATCATCTGCTGTGCGCGCGGAGAATTGGCGGATGTTTGCGGGGTCGCGACCGCGACGACTGGTGACAGCATCGCAGCGAGAAAAATGGAATAGATCTTGCGCATAATAAAATGTACCTATGGAGTGAGAGAGCGACCACGGATCGGGCCGCGCCGGCAAGGAAGTTCGCCGACGAAAGACATGCTACGCATGAGATGTTGGGTGGATATTGCGCGCGCGGGCGCAAATGTTTCAGGTCGTTACAGCGCCGCGGGGGCCATATCGGAAGGCGACGGGACGAGCGAAAACGTCACTCGCGCTTCCATGCCTCTGGGTTGTCGGCGAATCAATTGCAAATAACCTCCGTGCAAGCGCGCAACGCGATCGACAATGGCCAGCCCGAGCCCTGAACCGCTGGTGTTAGAGCGTCCGACGTCGCCTCGTGTGAACGGTTGAAGCAAGCGTGCTTCATCACCTTCAGCTAAGCCTGGACCCGCGTCGAGCACAGCCAGCACCATGCTGTCATGCTCCATATAGGTGTGTACCTCGAGACCGGCCCCAGCGTACTTCACTGCGTTTTCCATCAGATTCTGCACCAGCCGCATCATGGCGATGGGGCGGAACGGCCATATTGGCAGCGGTTCGAGGCTTAATGCGAAAGCATGGCCTCG from Dyella caseinilytica includes these protein-coding regions:
- a CDS encoding EF-hand domain-containing protein, producing MRKIYSIFLAAMLSPVVAVATPQTSANSPRAQQMMRMLEQRFAAADTNHDGKLTLAEAQAGMPRVAQHFADIDTTRQGYITLDQIKLFMASRAGS